A region of Haloplanus sp. XH21 DNA encodes the following proteins:
- a CDS encoding restriction endonuclease encodes MPVLDDLSGFEFEDLMEDVFRTLGYENVRQARKTADEGRDVIMEEVVDGTRRAVVVECKHTETVGRPVVQKLHSAIATFEFDGPKRGMVVTTGRFTTPAQEYATRLQRNDDPYPIELVDGQDLRDIADDIGLDLYNGRIEILCDETLRPYDPSASVSAPVAAAFRDIENIEAAELPEPHSRVTFRPVVVLTADTNAVFETSVGVVHRIDDRSRFVVHAERGHPEVADADVAALVTENAHATVALDDRFEAAFDAVDEHRFGQTQTEYKEWAVDRLRTHHTTTVTYTGDNNVTYDKTCEPNRSDVSVQSIDPVYLPEVRHTTAVQDYSHPYEYYAAGPSRVTSEDGIHRCVHCEASGVDETYTYCPNCGAIACRSHIETERLEGEPVCTGCAVTERFALQTKYFYDEDNLETFRDTYAAMPLHEKAMENKPLVGGALVTALLVVVGLLVVSGVI; translated from the coding sequence ATGCCCGTCCTTGACGACCTCTCCGGCTTCGAGTTCGAGGATCTGATGGAAGATGTCTTCCGGACCCTCGGCTACGAGAACGTCCGGCAAGCGCGGAAGACGGCCGACGAGGGGCGGGACGTCATCATGGAAGAGGTCGTCGACGGCACCCGTCGGGCGGTCGTCGTCGAGTGTAAGCACACGGAGACGGTTGGCCGACCGGTCGTGCAGAAACTCCACTCCGCGATCGCGACGTTCGAGTTCGACGGGCCGAAACGCGGGATGGTCGTCACGACGGGGCGGTTCACGACGCCCGCACAGGAGTACGCCACCCGACTCCAGCGCAACGACGATCCGTACCCGATCGAACTCGTCGACGGGCAGGACCTGCGCGACATCGCCGACGACATCGGTCTCGACCTCTACAACGGGCGGATCGAGATCCTCTGTGACGAGACGCTCCGTCCCTACGACCCGTCGGCGTCCGTGTCGGCGCCCGTCGCGGCGGCGTTTCGCGATATCGAGAACATCGAGGCCGCCGAACTTCCGGAGCCACACTCGCGGGTGACGTTCCGGCCGGTCGTCGTGCTGACCGCCGACACGAACGCCGTCTTCGAGACGTCCGTCGGCGTCGTTCACCGGATCGACGACCGGTCGCGGTTCGTCGTCCACGCGGAGCGGGGTCACCCCGAGGTGGCCGACGCCGATGTCGCGGCGCTCGTCACCGAGAACGCGCACGCGACGGTCGCCCTCGACGACCGGTTCGAAGCCGCGTTCGACGCTGTCGATGAGCACCGATTCGGGCAGACCCAGACCGAGTACAAGGAGTGGGCGGTCGACCGACTGCGGACACACCACACGACGACGGTGACCTATACGGGCGACAACAACGTCACGTACGACAAGACCTGCGAGCCGAACCGCTCGGACGTGTCGGTGCAGTCGATCGATCCCGTCTACCTTCCCGAGGTCCGGCACACGACGGCGGTACAGGACTACTCGCATCCATACGAGTACTACGCGGCGGGCCCGTCGCGGGTGACGAGCGAGGACGGGATTCACCGCTGCGTTCACTGCGAGGCGAGCGGCGTCGACGAGACGTACACCTACTGCCCCAACTGTGGCGCGATCGCGTGCCGCAGCCACATCGAAACCGAACGGCTGGAGGGCGAGCCGGTCTGTACGGGCTGTGCAGTCACCGAGCGGTTCGCGCTGCAGACGAAGTATTTCTACGACGAGGACAACCTCGAGACGTTCCGCGACACGTACGCGGCGATGCCGCTTCACGAGAAGGCGATGGAGAACAAACCGCTCGTCGGCGGCGCCCTCGTCACGGCGCTGCTGGTCGTCGTGGGCCTGCTCGTTGTCAGCGGGGTTATCTGA
- a CDS encoding cold-shock protein, which translates to MANGTVDFFNDTGGYGFISTDDGDLDDDEDVFFHMEDVGGEDLTEGTEVEFDIEDSPKGPRATNVVRQ; encoded by the coding sequence ATGGCAAACGGTACGGTTGATTTCTTCAACGACACAGGCGGCTACGGGTTCATTTCGACTGACGACGGCGACCTCGACGACGACGAAGACGTGTTCTTCCACATGGAAGACGTCGGCGGCGAAGACCTTACGGAAGGTACTGAGGTCGAGTTCGACATCGAGGACTCCCCCAAGGGTCCCCGCGCGACGAACGTCGTCCGGCAGTAA
- a CDS encoding PQQ-binding-like beta-propeller repeat protein yields MVSRRTTLQTVGALFGGVSAGCIGQTGPSPERIRWRKNIRGVPVLDGGVLYVLGRRTLYALSPADGSRQWTVEYDESEFDERLCLRSDIAVDDHRIYVPGCDGLRALRRSDGEQVWFDGSPLRQGVAVAPGRVYANADDLLAIDATTGAVDWRASTGGERLTTPAATANVIVFTNRVDGVVTAFESSGERRWQQRTDTETRSPTIAGDTVYVATSLEPGRTGQLLALDIADGSVRWTANTPSPKRGTRPVVGPDAVYLGCSGRDHGTLVALRRADGTERWSFTDENSTVYEPALADGMVYAGSNDDRLYAFTRDGAHQWQIETNSTVGTVVAGDDRLYAANNERLFATDR; encoded by the coding sequence ATGGTTTCCCGTAGAACGACCCTCCAGACCGTCGGTGCCCTCTTCGGTGGCGTCAGTGCCGGATGTATCGGCCAGACCGGGCCGTCACCCGAGCGCATTCGCTGGCGAAAGAACATTCGCGGCGTCCCCGTTCTCGACGGCGGTGTCCTCTACGTGCTGGGGCGGCGGACGCTGTACGCGTTGTCGCCGGCCGACGGCAGCAGACAGTGGACGGTCGAATACGACGAGAGCGAGTTCGACGAACGGCTCTGTCTACGCAGCGATATCGCGGTCGACGACCACCGGATCTACGTCCCGGGCTGTGACGGCCTTCGCGCACTCCGCCGCTCGGACGGTGAACAGGTCTGGTTCGACGGATCGCCGCTCAGACAGGGTGTCGCCGTCGCCCCCGGGCGGGTGTACGCGAACGCCGACGACCTGCTCGCTATCGATGCGACCACCGGTGCAGTCGACTGGCGCGCATCGACCGGCGGCGAGCGTCTCACGACGCCGGCTGCGACGGCGAACGTGATCGTGTTCACGAACCGCGTCGATGGGGTCGTCACCGCCTTCGAATCCAGCGGTGAGCGTCGGTGGCAGCAACGCACCGACACCGAGACACGAAGCCCCACGATCGCTGGCGACACCGTCTATGTCGCCACGTCGCTGGAGCCGGGACGGACCGGCCAACTCCTCGCGCTCGATATCGCGGACGGCTCCGTTCGGTGGACGGCCAACACGCCGTCGCCGAAACGCGGGACGCGCCCGGTGGTCGGACCGGACGCGGTGTATCTCGGCTGTAGCGGGCGCGACCACGGCACGCTCGTCGCGCTCAGGCGTGCGGACGGCACCGAACGCTGGTCGTTCACGGACGAGAACAGCACCGTGTACGAACCCGCGTTGGCTGACGGGATGGTGTACGCCGGCTCGAACGACGACCGGCTATACGCGTTCACGCGTGATGGCGCCCACCAGTGGCAGATCGAAACGAACAGCACCGTCGGCACGGTCGTCGCCGGCGACGACCGCCTCTACGCGGCGAACAACGAACGGCTCTTCGCGACCGACCGATGA
- a CDS encoding helix-turn-helix transcriptional regulator → MPSDETAQFLAGSPDRRRLLDHLADHPGTPAALAETLPLSRRSVQRHLSQFADRGWVEKDEGSYRLTVTGELVVAEHAAYRERLDRIETFRPLFDELPDRAHAPDPRWLTGATLVTATSTNPQAPVRAYADAVRALETDHVRMLSPILSRSFHDAHARLASAGVYTELVMDAATIKRASDLNPGEFEVIVGLDVLDLYRHPSPIQFGLTLGDERTVMGAYDEDGTLRACVTSANEAFRAWGDDLFDRYRDRAEPVDSAVPFR, encoded by the coding sequence ATGCCGTCGGATGAGACCGCCCAATTCCTCGCTGGCTCTCCGGACCGACGCCGACTCTTGGACCATCTGGCCGATCATCCCGGGACACCCGCTGCACTCGCGGAGACACTCCCCCTTTCGCGGCGGAGTGTGCAGCGTCATCTCAGTCAGTTCGCCGACCGCGGCTGGGTGGAGAAGGACGAGGGGAGCTATCGGCTCACGGTGACGGGCGAGCTCGTCGTGGCCGAACACGCGGCGTACCGCGAGAGGCTCGACCGCATCGAAACGTTCCGTCCCCTCTTCGACGAGCTCCCCGACCGCGCTCACGCCCCCGACCCACGATGGCTGACGGGGGCGACGCTGGTCACGGCGACGTCGACGAATCCGCAGGCTCCGGTTCGAGCGTACGCCGACGCGGTGCGGGCGCTAGAGACCGATCACGTGCGGATGCTGTCGCCGATCCTCAGCCGGTCGTTTCACGACGCTCACGCCCGCTTGGCGAGCGCCGGTGTCTACACCGAACTCGTCATGGATGCGGCCACGATCAAGCGCGCGAGCGACCTCAATCCCGGCGAATTCGAGGTCATCGTCGGTCTCGACGTGTTGGATCTCTACCGTCATCCGTCGCCGATCCAGTTCGGCCTCACCCTCGGCGACGAGCGAACGGTGATGGGTGCCTACGACGAGGACGGCACTCTCCGGGCCTGTGTCACGTCCGCGAACGAGGCGTTCCGTGCCTGGGGCGACGACCTGTTCGATCGCTACCGTGACAGAGCCGAGCCAGTCGACTCCGCAGTCCCGTTCCGATAG
- a CDS encoding alpha/beta fold hydrolase: MASPLRERPDRRSTLSTETCPLSDGRTLAYTTGGDPDGVPVVAHHGTPGSRLFAALLSAAAADTGVRLLVPDRPGYGRSSSPPRDWTWWAWQHDLTELLRSESIRRAGVMGFSGGGPFAIAAADSDWASRLALVSTVVPPADTALVRLSRVPFAVRLLFRAAKVLAAIRSEPKAIVEQYTDRSVSAAVARAVADDFHEALRQGARAVARENRSFATDALEPRRLSLPVHAWHGTQDTNTPLSPVRAVMHDVDGRLSTTETDHLGTLLDCRRDVFEWLSAE, from the coding sequence ATGGCCTCCCCACTACGCGAGCGTCCGGATCGGCGCTCGACGCTCTCGACGGAGACGTGTCCCCTCTCGGATGGGCGAACGCTGGCCTACACGACCGGTGGCGATCCGGACGGTGTCCCTGTCGTCGCCCACCACGGAACCCCCGGGTCTCGGCTGTTCGCCGCGTTGCTTTCGGCGGCGGCCGCTGACACGGGCGTCCGACTGCTCGTTCCGGATCGCCCCGGTTACGGCCGCTCGTCGTCACCGCCGCGTGACTGGACGTGGTGGGCGTGGCAGCACGACCTGACGGAACTCCTCCGTTCGGAATCGATCCGTCGAGCCGGTGTCATGGGGTTCTCCGGCGGCGGCCCCTTCGCGATCGCAGCCGCAGACAGCGACTGGGCGAGCCGACTCGCCCTGGTCAGTACGGTCGTTCCACCGGCCGACACCGCGCTCGTACGGCTCTCGAGGGTCCCGTTTGCAGTACGCCTCCTCTTTCGAGCGGCCAAGGTACTCGCGGCCATCAGATCGGAGCCGAAGGCGATCGTCGAGCAGTACACCGATCGATCGGTGTCGGCGGCGGTCGCACGGGCTGTCGCCGACGACTTCCATGAAGCCTTGCGTCAGGGGGCACGGGCCGTCGCCCGGGAGAACCGGTCGTTTGCAACCGACGCTCTCGAACCGAGACGGCTATCCCTCCCGGTTCACGCGTGGCACGGGACGCAGGACACGAACACGCCACTCTCTCCGGTACGAGCGGTCATGCACGATGTTGACGGACGGCTGTCGACGACCGAAACCGACCATCTCGGGACGTTGCTCGACTGTCGGAGAGACGTGTTCGAGTGGCTGAGCGCCGAATAG
- a CDS encoding PQQ-binding-like beta-propeller repeat protein: protein MAPRSRREVLHAGAAVGTVAIAGCLDRDGTAHDSAQRQAESPIRPSRGTWPTAGRDPRNTRHSPSASPPRADPTTAWSVSLSGVASAVVVGPDHVYASSDAETVAIAPDGTEQWRVGVGGGLSYIDQRLYISAADLVALDTASGQEQWRSLTEDASPRAVHETSGTVYVTSRTAVHGLQPDSGAQRWRIETARYPGLVADTDRIALVTNEQVQLVAPGETVDGLLRDPAPRTTETIQPGWRPGVQSCTLLDEALFVTQYGDRLADADAAVRRYGLRTTDERWMTPLTWAGVGSVAVDDDHVYAAPFRATTDPPDGSLVALDRRRGTERWRYDGAMLGAPAVGGDTVVAGGADPGSPSVCVSSTDDDADTECSPGDSPADTGVLHAFDTETGDRLWTIRPGGSYGGYPLALVDDRLYYGDETGIHALV, encoded by the coding sequence ATGGCTCCCCGGTCTCGTCGCGAAGTCCTCCACGCGGGCGCTGCCGTCGGCACGGTGGCGATTGCGGGCTGCCTCGACAGGGATGGAACGGCACATGACTCCGCGCAGCGCCAGGCAGAGAGCCCGATACGGCCATCCCGCGGAACGTGGCCGACCGCGGGGCGTGACCCCCGGAACACGCGTCACAGCCCCTCCGCGTCGCCGCCGCGGGCGGACCCGACGACAGCGTGGTCCGTCTCCCTGTCCGGAGTCGCCTCCGCGGTCGTCGTCGGCCCCGACCACGTGTACGCGAGTTCCGACGCGGAGACCGTCGCCATCGCTCCGGACGGCACCGAACAGTGGCGAGTCGGAGTCGGCGGTGGACTCTCGTATATCGACCAGCGGCTGTACATCAGCGCCGCCGACCTCGTTGCCCTCGATACCGCCTCGGGACAGGAACAGTGGCGATCACTGACCGAGGATGCGTCGCCAAGGGCGGTACACGAGACGAGCGGCACGGTCTACGTCACGAGTCGTACGGCCGTTCACGGGCTGCAGCCGGACTCGGGCGCCCAACGCTGGCGCATCGAGACCGCTCGGTATCCGGGTCTGGTTGCCGACACCGACCGAATCGCGCTCGTGACGAACGAGCAGGTACAGCTGGTCGCCCCCGGCGAAACCGTCGACGGGCTACTACGGGATCCGGCCCCGCGGACGACCGAAACCATACAGCCCGGCTGGCGACCCGGCGTGCAGTCCTGTACGCTGCTCGACGAGGCGCTGTTCGTCACGCAGTACGGGGACCGACTCGCCGACGCGGACGCCGCCGTCAGACGGTACGGCCTCCGGACGACTGACGAACGCTGGATGACGCCGCTCACCTGGGCCGGCGTGGGATCGGTCGCCGTCGACGACGACCACGTGTATGCGGCGCCGTTTCGCGCGACAACGGACCCCCCGGACGGCTCTCTCGTCGCCTTAGATCGACGGCGGGGGACCGAACGGTGGCGGTACGACGGCGCGATGCTCGGGGCGCCGGCTGTCGGTGGCGACACCGTCGTGGCTGGTGGCGCCGATCCTGGCTCGCCGAGTGTGTGCGTTTCGTCGACCGACGACGATGCGGATACGGAGTGTTCACCCGGCGATTCGCCGGCTGACACTGGCGTTCTGCACGCGTTCGATACGGAGACGGGCGACCGACTGTGGACGATCCGGCCCGGCGGCTCGTACGGCGGTTATCCGCTCGCACTCGTCGACGACCGCCTCTACTACGGTGACGAAACTGGCATCCACGCGCTCGTGTGA
- a CDS encoding zinc-dependent alcohol dehydrogenase family protein, translating into MRAAIFHGPEDIRVEEVPRPEIQTPDDALVRVTHTCVCGSDLWPYRGESPRDAPSRIGHEPMGIVEAVGDDVTSVDPGDRVFAPFVISCGECEFCRRGLQTSCVDGDSWNGENGGAQGEYVRAPHADGTLVRVPDRHADDEDTLRSILPLTDVMGTGHHAAVNAGVEAGSTCVVVGDGAVGLCGVLAARRLGAARIIAVGHHADRLELAAEFGATETVLGPDYDDVGEHLTELTHGGAEHVLECVGAASSMETAVAAARPGGTVGYVGVPHGVSEGGMPMFDFFGDNVSLRGGVAPVRAYADELLADVLGGTLDPAPVFTKTVTLANIAEGYRAMDERDALKVLVKPEW; encoded by the coding sequence ATGCGTGCCGCGATCTTTCACGGTCCGGAAGACATCCGTGTCGAAGAGGTGCCACGCCCCGAGATCCAGACGCCGGACGACGCCCTCGTGCGGGTCACCCACACCTGCGTCTGTGGCTCCGACCTCTGGCCCTACCGCGGGGAGAGTCCGCGCGACGCGCCCTCGCGGATCGGCCACGAACCGATGGGTATCGTCGAGGCCGTCGGCGACGATGTCACGAGCGTCGATCCCGGTGATCGCGTGTTCGCTCCGTTCGTCATCAGCTGCGGGGAATGCGAGTTCTGTCGGCGCGGCCTGCAGACTTCCTGTGTCGACGGCGACTCGTGGAACGGCGAGAACGGCGGCGCCCAGGGGGAGTACGTCCGCGCGCCCCACGCCGACGGCACGCTCGTGCGCGTCCCGGACCGTCACGCCGACGACGAGGACACGTTGCGGTCGATCCTTCCACTGACCGACGTGATGGGAACCGGTCACCACGCCGCGGTGAACGCCGGCGTCGAAGCCGGGAGCACCTGCGTCGTCGTCGGCGACGGCGCCGTCGGCCTGTGTGGCGTGCTCGCCGCGCGGCGGCTCGGCGCCGCCCGGATCATCGCGGTCGGGCACCACGCCGACCGCCTCGAACTGGCCGCCGAATTCGGTGCCACGGAGACCGTTCTCGGCCCCGACTACGACGACGTCGGCGAACACCTCACGGAACTGACCCACGGCGGCGCCGAGCACGTTCTGGAGTGTGTCGGCGCCGCGAGTTCGATGGAGACGGCCGTGGCGGCCGCCCGTCCCGGCGGTACGGTCGGCTACGTCGGCGTCCCGCACGGCGTGTCGGAGGGTGGGATGCCGATGTTCGACTTCTTCGGCGACAACGTGTCCCTTCGGGGCGGCGTCGCACCGGTGCGTGCCTACGCGGACGAACTGCTCGCCGACGTTCTCGGGGGCACGCTCGACCCCGCGCCGGTGTTCACGAAGACCGTCACGCTTGCGAACATCGCCGAAGGGTACCGGGCGATGGACGAGCGCGACGCGCTGAAAGTGCTCGTCAAGCCCGAGTGGTAG